From a single Brassica oleracea var. oleracea cultivar TO1000 chromosome C5, BOL, whole genome shotgun sequence genomic region:
- the LOC106343268 gene encoding putative BPI/LBP family protein At1g04970, with protein sequence MDVIRWCYFLLLLQPLFFSPSHTQTDSFTSILISQNGLDFVKNLLVNKAIASIIPLQIPRIEKSVKIPFLGGIDVVVSNLTIYELDVASSYVKLGETGVVIVASGTTCNLSMNWHYSYASWIPPMEISDQGIASVQVEGMEIGLSLGLLSDKGGLKLSLSECGCHVKDISIELEGGASWFYQGMVNAFKDQIGASVESTISNKLSEGVSDLDSFLQSLPKEIPVDDKAALNVTFTTDPILRDSSITFEIDGLFTKAETNQVLRSSSLRNSAPSSICPGNSKMLGISLDEAVFNSAAALYYNAEFMQWIVDKVPGQDLLNTARWRFIIPQLYRKYPNQDMNLNISLSSPPVVKISEQYVGANVNADLVINVLEADQVIPVACISLEIRGSGALRVMGNNLGGSVKLEDFSMSLKWSNIGNLHLHLLQPIVWTVIQTVFVPYANDHLEKGFPLPIIHGFTLEKAEIICSSSEITVCSDIAYLDSSQHPRSGLSLPRSAPWINTLL encoded by the exons ATGGATGTTATTAGGTGGTGCTACTTCCTCCTCCTCTTACAACCCCTCTTCTTCTCACCATCCCACACACAGACCGATTCATTCACATCGATTCTCATATCCCAAAACGGCCTCGATTTCGTGAAAAACCTCCTAGTCAACAAAGCAATCGCGTCGATTATACCTCTCCAGATCCCCAGGATCGAGAAATCAGTGAAAATCCCGTTCTTAGGAGGAATAGATGTCGTCGTCTCCAACCTCACGATATACGAGCTTGATGTTGCCTCCTCTTATGTCAAGCTTGGTGAGACAGGTGTCGTCATCGTCGCTTCGGGGACGACTTGCAATCTGAGTATGAATTGGCATTACTCTTACGCTTCTTGGATTCCTCCGATGGAAATCTCTGATCAGGGGATTGCATCTGTTCAG GTTGAAGGCATGGAGATTGGGCTCTCTCTAGGCTTACTAAGTGATAAAGGAGGATTGAAGCTCTCTCTTTCGGAATGCGGATGCCATGTGAAAGACATATCTATTGAGCTTGAAGGAGGAGCCTCATGGTTTTATCAAGG GATGGTTAATGCATTTAAAGACCAAATTGGAGCAAGTGTGGAAAGTACAATTTCCAACAAACTCAGTGAAGGAGTATCAGACCTTGATTCATTCCTACAAAGCCTTCCAAAGGAGATCCCAGTAGATGATAAAGCTGCACTCAATGTCACTTTCACCACTGATCCTATACTGAGAGATTCATCCATCACTTTCGAAATCGACGGCTTGTTCACCAAAGCAGAAACGAATCAAGTCTTAAGGTCCTCCTCCTTAAGAAACTCTGCACCTTCATCTATCTGCCCTGGAAATTCTAAAATGCTCGGAATTTCACTGGATGAAGCTGTCTTCAACTCTGCTGCAGCTTTGTACTACAAT GCAGAGTTTATGCAATGGATAGTGGATAAAGTACCAGGTCAGGATCTTCTAAACACTGCTAGGTGGAGGTTCATCATTCCACAACTATACAGGAAGTACCCAAACCAGGATATGAATCTGAACATCAGTCTATCATCGCCTCCGGTTGTAAAGATCTCAGAGCAGTATGTGGGAGCTAATGTGAACGCGGACCTAGTAATCAACGTTCTAGAAGCAGACCAAGTAATACCAGTAGCATGCATCTCCTTG GAGATCCGAGGGTCCGGTGCTCTCAGAGTGATGGGTAATAACCTTGGAGGCAGCGTCAAATTGGAAGATTTCTCCATGTCTTTGAAATGGAGTAACATTGGAAATCTCCATCTGCATCTTCTTCAG CCAATAGTGTGGACCGTTATACAAACGGTGTTTGTGCCATATGCAAACGACCATCTAGAAAAAGGCTTCCCTTTGCCCATAATCCACGGATTCACACTTGAGAAGGCTGAAATCATCTGCTCAAGCTCTGAAATCACAGTTTGCAGCGATATCGCCTACTTGGATTCGTCCCAACATCCTCGATCAGGTTTGAGTCTACCAAGATCTGCACCTTGGATAAACACTTTGTTGTAG
- the LOC106292533 gene encoding uncharacterized protein LOC106292533 isoform X1 — MAVQAGVQTSKVLILLGAGVSGSIVLRHGRLSDLIAQLQELLKGAEGVESTPYSYKYDSAALAAQIRQLANEIKELSMINPVTIFNGDSNNSGYASYLVPAAAVGAMGYCYMWWKGWSFSDAMFVTKKNMANAVESFSKQLNDLSETLASTKKHLSKELAKLDWKVEEQTDISKMILSDVTAVKSSISQLGYDFQQINEMISGIEGKIDSLESKQDVTLSGLWHLCQIAGVKDNPATKVFQDVGTKLPIDAKPSSSNSLSGLRFLTEGEEGVNVVHNKPVLEKESPLVVKPVEEKTKPAVVTRSRVHRAFPGGISWVQDLTRQS, encoded by the exons ATGGCTGTGCAAGCCGGCGTTCAGACCTCCAAAGTTCTCATCTTACTCGGCGCAG GTGTCTCTGGTTCGATCGTGCTGAGACATGGGAGGTTGTCTGACCTAATAGCGCAGCTTCAAGAATTACTCAAAGGAGCTGAAGGAGTTGAAAGCACACCTTATAGTTATAAGTATGACAGTGCCGCCCTAGCTGCTCAG ATTCGGCAGCTCGCAAATGAAATCAAAGAGCTAAGTATGATTAATCCAGTTACCATATTTAACGGAGATTCAAACAACAGTG GCTATGCTTCTTACCTGGTTCCAGCGGCCGCTGTTGGAGCTATGGGATACTGTTACATGTGGTGGAAG GGTTGGTCATTTTCTGATGCAATGTTCGTGACAAAGAAAAATATGGCTAATGCAGTTGAATCTTTTTCAAAACAACTAAACGACTTGTCAGAAACACTAGCG TCAACAAAGAAACATCTTTCTAAGGAGCTAGCCAAATTGGATTGGAAAGTGGAAGAACAGACCGATATATCTAAAATGATTTTAAGTGAT GTAACAGCCGTGAAATCAAGCATTTCACAACTTGGATATGACTTTCAACAAATTAATGAAATGATATCTGGAATA GAAGGGAAGATTGACAGTCTTGAAAGCAAACAA GATGTGACCCTCTCAGGACTATGGCATTTATGTCAAATTGCAGGAGTTAAAGACAATCCAGCTACTAAAGTCTTTCAG GATGTTGGTACGAAATTACCTATTGATGCAAAACCATCATCTAGCAATTCTCTATCG GGTCTGAGGTTCCTAACAGAAGGAGAGGAGGGTGTGAACGTGGTACACAACAAGCCTGTATTGGAGAAAGAAAGCCCGTTGGTGGTGAAACCAGTGGAGGAGAAAACAAAACCTGCCGTGGTGACAAGAAGCAGAGTCCACAGAGCGTTTCCCGGTGGAATATCTTGGGTACAAGACCTTACCAGACAATCATAA
- the LOC106292533 gene encoding uncharacterized protein LOC106292533 isoform X2 yields the protein MAVQAGVQTSKVLILLGAGVSGSIVLRHGRLSDLIAQLQELLKGAEGVESTPYSYKYDSAALAAQIRQLANEIKELSMINPVTIFNGDSNNSGYASYLVPAAAVGAMGYCYMWWKGWSFSDAMFVTKKNMANAVESFSKQLNDLSETLASTKKHLSKELAKLDWKVEEQTDISKMILSDVTAVKSSISQLGYDFQQINEMISGIEGKIDSLESKQDVTLSGLWHLCQIAGVKDNPATKVFQGLRFLTEGEEGVNVVHNKPVLEKESPLVVKPVEEKTKPAVVTRSRVHRAFPGGISWVQDLTRQS from the exons ATGGCTGTGCAAGCCGGCGTTCAGACCTCCAAAGTTCTCATCTTACTCGGCGCAG GTGTCTCTGGTTCGATCGTGCTGAGACATGGGAGGTTGTCTGACCTAATAGCGCAGCTTCAAGAATTACTCAAAGGAGCTGAAGGAGTTGAAAGCACACCTTATAGTTATAAGTATGACAGTGCCGCCCTAGCTGCTCAG ATTCGGCAGCTCGCAAATGAAATCAAAGAGCTAAGTATGATTAATCCAGTTACCATATTTAACGGAGATTCAAACAACAGTG GCTATGCTTCTTACCTGGTTCCAGCGGCCGCTGTTGGAGCTATGGGATACTGTTACATGTGGTGGAAG GGTTGGTCATTTTCTGATGCAATGTTCGTGACAAAGAAAAATATGGCTAATGCAGTTGAATCTTTTTCAAAACAACTAAACGACTTGTCAGAAACACTAGCG TCAACAAAGAAACATCTTTCTAAGGAGCTAGCCAAATTGGATTGGAAAGTGGAAGAACAGACCGATATATCTAAAATGATTTTAAGTGAT GTAACAGCCGTGAAATCAAGCATTTCACAACTTGGATATGACTTTCAACAAATTAATGAAATGATATCTGGAATA GAAGGGAAGATTGACAGTCTTGAAAGCAAACAA GATGTGACCCTCTCAGGACTATGGCATTTATGTCAAATTGCAGGAGTTAAAGACAATCCAGCTACTAAAGTCTTTCAG GGTCTGAGGTTCCTAACAGAAGGAGAGGAGGGTGTGAACGTGGTACACAACAAGCCTGTATTGGAGAAAGAAAGCCCGTTGGTGGTGAAACCAGTGGAGGAGAAAACAAAACCTGCCGTGGTGACAAGAAGCAGAGTCCACAGAGCGTTTCCCGGTGGAATATCTTGGGTACAAGACCTTACCAGACAATCATAA
- the LOC106343320 gene encoding protein MITOFERRINLIKE 1, chloroplastic, translated as MEARFSESLGLPSPNLNHCHLTTDFNSLFTYFSDRTSAQLPTVRKKSLTESRKPSPPFASASVSDSNPGPGFLRWMKPASRSSPKIQTLMKHLSVFERALIGAGGGGIAGAFTYVCLLPLDTIKTKLQAKGASQLYSSSFDAVVKTFQERGILGFYSGVSAVIVGSTFSSAVYFGTCEFGKSLLGKFPEFPPVLIPPTAGAMGNIVSSAIMVPKELITQRMQVGVSGRRSYQVLLEILEKDGILGLYAGYSATLLRNLPAGVLSYSSFEYLKAAVLEKTQQNNLEPLQSVCCGALAGAISASITTPLDVVKTRLMTQVHVEAANKLGAAMYDGVAGTVRQILKEEGLVGFTRGMGPRVVHSACFSAIGYFAFETARLTILNEYLKRKQDSEAATVDA; from the exons ATGGAAGCTAGATTCTCGGAGAGCCTCGGCCTCCCCTCTCCGAATCTCAACCACTGCCACCTCACCACCGATTTCAACTCCCTCTTCACTTACTTCTCCGATCGCACCTCCGCTCAACTCCCCACCGTCAGAAAAAAATCTCTAACCGAATCGAGAAAACCATCTCCTCCGTTCGCATCGGCTTCAGTCTCAGATTCCAATCCCGGCCCCGGATTCCTGAGATGGATGAAGCCTGCGTCGCGAAGCAGCCCAAAGATCCAAACGCTGATGAAACACCTCTCCGTCTTCGAGCGCGCCTTAATCGGCGCAGGCGGCGGCGGAATCGCCGGCGCGTTCACCTACGTCTGCCTCCTCCCGCTGGACACAATCAAAACCAAGCTCCAGGCGAAAGGCGCCTCTCAATTGTACAGCAGCAGCTTCGACGCCGTAGTGAAAACTTTTCAAGAGAGAGGGATTCTAGGTTTCTACAGCGGCGTCTCCGCCGTGATCGTCGGCTCCACGTTCTCCTCCGCTGTGTATTTCGGCACGTGCGAGTTCG GTAAGTCACTCCTCGGCAAGTTCCCGGAGTTTCCTCCCGTTCTCATCCCTCCCACGGCCGGCGCCATGGGGAACATAGTCTCGTCGGCTATAATGGTTCCCAAAGAGCTCATCACGCAGAGGATGCAAGTTGGGGTCAGTGGGAGGAGGTCTTACCAAGTTTTGCTCGAGATTCTTGAGAAAGATGGAATCTTGGGGCTCTACGCTGGCTACTCCGCCACGTTGTTGAGAAACTTACCGGCGGGGGTGCTGAGTTACTCGTCGTTTGAGTATCTTAAAGCTGCTGTTTTGGAGAAGACGCAGCAGAACAATCTTGAGCCTCTGCAGAGCGTTTGCTGCGGCGCGTTGGCCGGTGCTATATCCGCTTCGATAACGACGCCGTTAGATGTGGTGAAGACGAGGCTGATGACTCAGGTTCACGTGGAGGCGGCTAATAAACTTGGCGCTGCTATGTATGATGGTGTGGCGGGGACGGTGAGGCAGATACTGAAAGAGGAAGGTTTGGTGGGTTTTACTCGAGGGATGGGGCCTCGTGTTGTGCATAGCGCTTGCTTCTCGGCGATAGGGTATTTTGCGTTTGAGACTGCGAGGCTGACGATCTTGAATGAGTATTTGAAGAGGAAACAGGATTCCGAAGCAGCTACCGTTGATGCTTGA